From one Eucalyptus grandis isolate ANBG69807.140 chromosome 9, ASM1654582v1, whole genome shotgun sequence genomic stretch:
- the LOC120288259 gene encoding uncharacterized protein LOC120288259, whose protein sequence is MGTVAGAPVRTGGGRRYGREQRRGAEQQRHSGGAAVTLGRRTRAAGPAEQRRRLGVRLGTCWRRLVAGSKRVRAACRGDGGAAKGQQQRTEQEQRRVVGAEAEARDAGASRAEALQGASGRNAAGTSGAGLSRGGPPAKAEAALGRAAVAMVAGLTEASRGRSSVWSRAGVSRVSSSDRRGNGGFAGDEQPRAWLVQARWASARLQRASASEIGAAAADVGEADGAALAAVELQGTGCRRRGRACDGAGARAEGR, encoded by the exons ATGGGCAcggtcgccggagctccggtGAGGACCGGCGGCGGGCGGAGATACGGACGGGAACAGCGACGCGGAGCGGAGCAGCAGCGGCACTCGGGCGGAGCAGCAGTGACGCTCGGGCGGAGGACTCGGGCAGCAGGGCCGGCAGAGCAGAGGCGGAGGCTCGGCGTCCGGTTAGGGACCTGCTGGCGTCGCTTGGTTGCTGGGTCGAAGAGGGTTCGAGCGGCGTGTAGGGGCGACGGCGGGGCGGCGAAGGGACAGCAGCAACGAACGGAGCAGGAGCAGCGTCGGGTCgtcggagcagaggcggaggcgcgCGATGCAGGGGCGTCACGGGCAGAAGCGCTGCAGGGGGCGTCGGGCAGAAACGCTGCAGGAACGTCGGGCGCTGGGCTGAGCAGAGGCGGACCACCGGCGAAGGCTGAGGCGGCGTTGGGTCGCGCGGCGGTGGCGATGGTGGCAGGGCTGACGGAGGCGAGTCGCGGCAGGAGCAGCGTCTGGAGTCGAGCAGGGGTGTCGCGGGTCAGCAGCAGCGACCGGCGAGGGAACGGTGGCTTCGCGGGGGACGAGCAGCCGAGGGCGTGGCTGGTGCAGGCGCGGTGGGCTTCGGCTCGGTTGCAGCGAGCGTCGGCGAGCGAGATCGGCGCGGCTGCAGCAGACGTCGGCGAGGCGGACGGAGCTGCGCTCGCGGCTGTGGAGTTGCAGGGGACGGGCTGCAGGCGTCGCGGACGGGCGTGCGATGGCGCGGGTGCTCGGGCGGAG GGGCGCTGA
- the LOC120288260 gene encoding probable leucine-rich repeat receptor-like protein kinase At1g35710 yields the protein MMSIICNMSLVVLIVIAFSYYNSILATPAASKQSEASALLYSGWWSPSVTDNTTLPHCAWPGVLCDASGSVNGIRLPHGYQIGGNFSNMNLSLLPRLTSLNLSSNGLAGKIPLQICTLSRLTYLDLSFNSLIGKLPPCVQNLTRLQDLRISYNHINGSIPPELGNLERLTNLDLKDNSLTGPIPSSIGNLTSLTYLYLQQNKLSGSIPLEIGNLTSLTDLYLQKNQLSGSIPLQMCTLSRLTHLDLSFNSLTGELPPCIQNLTRLQVLRISYNHINGSIPPKLGNLERLTNLDLKNNSLTGPIPSSIGNLTSLAYLYLQRNKLSGSIPLEIGNLTSLTDLYLQKNQLSGSIPLQMCTLSRLTHLDLSFNSLTSELPPCIQNLTRLQVLRISYNHINGSIPPELGNLERLTNLDLKNNSLTGPIPSSIGNLTSLAYLYLQRNKLSGSIPLK from the coding sequence ATGATGAGCATAATCTGCAACATGTCCTTAGTTGTACTGATTGTTATAGCTTTCTCCTACTacaattcaattcttgcaacaCCAGCAGCTTCTAAACAATCAGAGGCAAGTGCGCTTCTCTATAGCGGGTGGTGGTCTCCCTCCGTCACCGACAACACTACCTTACCTCATTGCGCATGGCCCGGGGTATTGTGCGACGCCTCTGGGAGCGTCAACGGGATTCGCTTGCCACATGGGTACCAAATAGGAGGTAATTTCAGCAACATGAACTTATCTCTACTTCCGAGACTCACCTCTCTTAATCTCTCTTCTAACGGACTAGCTGGCAAAATCCCCCTTCAAATATGTACTCTGTCGAGGCTAACTTACCTTGACTTGTCCTTCAATTCTCTCATTGGCAAGTTGCCTCCATGTGTCCAAAATCTCACTAGGCTTCAAGATCTTAGGATCAGTTATAATCACATCAATGGCTCTATCCCTCCTGAGTTGGGAAATTTGGAGAGATTGACCAACTTGGATCTCAAGGACAATTCTCTCACTGGTCCCATTCCATCCTCTATAGGGAATTTGACAAGCTTGACTTATCTCTATTTGCAACAAAACAAACTTAGTGGATCTATTCCTCTAGAAATAGGGAATTTAACAAGCTTAACTGATCTCTATTTGCAAAAAAACCAACTTAGCGGATCTATTCCCCTTCAAATGTGTACTCTGTCGAGGCTAACTCACCTTGACTTGTCCTTCAATTCTCTCACTGGCGAGTTGCCTCCATGTATCCAAAACCTCACTAGGCTTCAAGTTCTTAGGATCAGTTATAATCACATCAATGGCTCTATCCCtcctaagttgggaaatttggaGAGATTGACCAACTTGGATCTCAAGAACAATTCTCTCACTGGTCCCATTCCGTCCTCTATAGGGAATTTGACAAGCTTGGCTTATCTCTATTTGCAACGAAACAAACTTAGTGGATCTATTCCTctggaaatagggaatttgacaaGCTTGACTGATCTCTATTTGCAAAAAAACCAACTCAGTGGATCTATTCCCCTTCAAATGTGTACTCTATCGAGGCTAACTCACCTTGACTTGTCCTTCAATTCTCTCACTAGCGAGTTGCCTCCATGTATCCAAAACCTCACTAGGCTTCAAGTTCTTAGGATCAGTTATAATCACATCAATGGCTCTATCCCTCCTGAGTTGGGAAATTTGGAGAGATTGACCAACTTGGATCTCAAGAACAATTCTCTCACTGGTCCCATTCCGTCCTCTATAGGGAATTTGACAAGCTTGGCTTATCTCTATTTGCAACGAAACAAACTTAGTGGATCTATTCCTctgaaatag